In the genome of Rhodoferax sp. BAB1, one region contains:
- a CDS encoding TRAP transporter substrate-binding protein has protein sequence MTTDTRKTPGARARLHAIAAAAVLGATALLGVTPALAQIELKLGHVGEPGSMFQKSADEFARRANAKLAGKAKIVVYGSSQLGGDKEMVQKLKLGTIDMALPSTVMSSEVDLIGMFEMPYIVKDRAHMSRIERDVFWPGIAPAIEKKGLKVLAVWENGVRHITNNKRPIKGPDDLKGIKLRVPEGKWRVKMFQDYGANPSPMKFSELFTALQTGVMDGQENPFTQIYSAKLHEVQKYLSLSGHVYTPAYLTVGTRRYNGLPEDVRQVLEATARETQAYVYETAAKDETDLLAKLKQSGIQVNEVDKDAFIAASKAIYEEFGKEVAGAKALIDKSVALGK, from the coding sequence ATGACCACCGATACCCGCAAGACCCCGGGCGCGCGCGCGCGCCTCCATGCCATCGCGGCTGCTGCCGTGCTGGGCGCCACCGCCCTGCTCGGCGTCACGCCGGCGCTGGCACAGATCGAGCTCAAGCTTGGCCACGTGGGCGAGCCCGGCTCGATGTTCCAGAAGAGCGCGGACGAGTTCGCCCGCCGCGCCAACGCCAAGCTGGCCGGCAAGGCCAAGATCGTGGTCTACGGCTCCAGCCAGCTCGGCGGCGACAAGGAGATGGTGCAGAAGCTCAAGCTGGGCACCATCGACATGGCCCTGCCCTCCACGGTGATGTCCTCCGAGGTCGACCTGATCGGCATGTTCGAGATGCCCTACATCGTCAAGGACCGCGCCCACATGAGCCGCATCGAGCGCGACGTGTTCTGGCCCGGTATCGCCCCGGCCATCGAGAAAAAGGGCCTGAAGGTGCTGGCCGTGTGGGAAAACGGCGTGCGCCACATCACCAACAACAAGCGTCCGATCAAGGGCCCGGACGACCTCAAGGGCATCAAGCTGCGCGTGCCCGAGGGCAAGTGGCGCGTGAAGATGTTCCAGGACTACGGCGCCAACCCCAGCCCCATGAAGTTCTCCGAACTGTTCACCGCGCTGCAGACCGGCGTGATGGACGGCCAGGAAAACCCCTTCACCCAGATCTACTCGGCCAAGCTGCATGAAGTGCAGAAGTACCTCTCGCTCTCCGGCCACGTCTACACGCCGGCCTACCTGACCGTGGGCACGCGCCGCTACAACGGCCTGCCGGAAGACGTGCGCCAGGTGCTGGAGGCGACGGCCAGGGAAACCCAGGCCTATGTCTACGAGACGGCGGCCAAGGACGAGACCGATCTGCTGGCCAAGCTCAAGCAGAGCGGCATCCAGGTCAACGAGGTCGACAAGGACGCCTTCATCGCGGCCAGCAAGGCCATCTACGAAGAGTTCGGCAAGGAAGTCGCCGGCGCCAAGGCGCTGATCGACAAGTCCGTGGCCCTGGGCAAATAA
- a CDS encoding alanine--glyoxylate aminotransferase family protein, with protein MLTTDFHPTGRHFLQIPGPSPVPDRVLRAMSLPTIDHRGPEFGALGLKVLADMQKIFQTKHPVVIYPASGTGAWEAALSNTLSPGDHVLMYETGHFAFLWNRLATRLGLKAEVIAHPGTDNGVPASWRRGVQADLIEQRLKADTQHSIKAVCVVHNETSTGATSNIAAVRKAIDAAKHPALLLVDTISGLASADYRHDEWGVDVSISGSQKGLMLPPGMSFNAVSPKAIEASKTAKLPRSFWAWDEIIEMNKTGYWPYTPNTNLLYGLSESADMILGQGLDVVFARHQRWAAGVRAAVNAWGLPIQCADASVHSPILTGVMTPEGVDADAIRKIIYERFDCSLGTGLGKIKGRMFRIGHLGDSNDLTLIGTVAACEMGLKLGGVKLAGSGVQAIMDYYAGHPAALPQRKAA; from the coding sequence ATGCTGACCACCGATTTCCACCCCACCGGCCGCCACTTCCTGCAGATTCCGGGCCCCTCACCCGTGCCTGACCGCGTGCTGCGCGCCATGAGCCTGCCCACCATCGACCACCGCGGCCCCGAATTCGGCGCCCTGGGCCTGAAGGTGCTGGCCGACATGCAGAAGATCTTCCAGACCAAGCACCCGGTGGTCATCTACCCGGCCTCGGGCACCGGCGCCTGGGAAGCTGCGCTCTCCAACACGCTGTCGCCCGGCGACCACGTGCTGATGTACGAAACCGGCCACTTCGCCTTCCTCTGGAATCGCCTGGCCACGCGCCTGGGCCTGAAGGCCGAGGTCATCGCCCACCCGGGCACCGACAACGGCGTGCCCGCGAGCTGGCGCCGGGGTGTGCAGGCCGACCTGATCGAGCAGCGCCTGAAGGCCGACACGCAGCACAGCATCAAGGCCGTGTGCGTGGTGCACAACGAAACCTCCACCGGCGCGACCAGCAATATCGCCGCGGTGCGCAAGGCCATCGATGCGGCCAAGCACCCGGCCCTGCTGCTGGTCGACACCATCTCGGGCCTGGCCTCGGCCGACTACCGCCACGACGAGTGGGGCGTGGACGTCTCCATCAGCGGTTCGCAGAAGGGCCTGATGCTGCCGCCCGGCATGAGCTTCAACGCCGTCTCGCCCAAGGCCATCGAGGCCAGCAAAACCGCGAAGCTGCCGCGCAGCTTCTGGGCCTGGGACGAGATCATCGAGATGAACAAGACGGGTTACTGGCCCTACACGCCCAACACCAACCTCCTGTACGGCCTGAGCGAATCGGCCGACATGATCCTGGGCCAGGGCCTGGACGTGGTCTTCGCACGCCACCAGCGCTGGGCCGCCGGCGTGCGCGCCGCGGTGAACGCCTGGGGCCTGCCCATCCAGTGTGCCGACGCCAGCGTGCACTCGCCCATCCTGACCGGTGTGATGACACCCGAAGGCGTGGACGCCGACGCCATCCGCAAGATCATCTACGAGCGCTTCGACTGCTCGCTGGGCACGGGCCTGGGCAAGATCAAGGGCCGCATGTTCCGCATCGGCCACCTGGGTGACAGCAACGACCTGACGCTGATCGGCACCGTGGCCGCCTGCGAAATGGGCCTGAAGCTCGGCGGCGTCAAGCTGGCCGGCTCGGGTGTGCAGGCCATCATGGACTACTACGCCGGCCACCCGGCCGCGCTGCCGCAGCGCAAGGCAGCGTAA
- a CDS encoding FAD-binding and (Fe-S)-binding domain-containing protein, with amino-acid sequence MNAPLPANVTQASRTYEAVSRLSNEVAGRLAARLRAETRGEVLFSPADRGRYATDASIYQAMPVGVFLPREAADVRLALDICRDLKVPIVPRGGGTSQCGQTVGAGLVIDHSKHMRKILDVNVEQRTARVEPGLVLDHLNADLKKHGLWYPVDVSTSAQATLGGMAGNNSCGSRSIAYGNMVHNVIGAQAWLADGELLNFGRYDQASGRARQIGDYVRGLAGLHRDEIEARWPKVLRRVAGYNLDIFHNQNEKPYTTDGSVNLAHLLVGSEGTLALTRSLCLRLSELPRAKVLGVVNFPTFYQAMDSAQHIVKLGHNMSGGALTAVELVDRTMIELSLQNPAFAPTIRTALAPAINNGKPEAVLLVEFSGASKADIAPKIRELVDLMGELGLPGSVVEMIDDAPQKNLWEVRKAGLNIMMSLRGDGKPVSFIEDCAVPLVHLAEYTNALTEVFRKYGSRGTWYAHASVGTLHVRPILDMRRDGAKKMRAIAEEASELVRKYKGAYSGEHGDGLCRGEWIEWQFGPRLTQAFTQIKEYLDPSNLLSPQRLIDPPKMDDTTLMRFPPSYRVVPIQPALDWSAWNVQADPVTGETTAPGTGGDPALGLAKAVEMCNNNGHCRKFDAGTMCPSYRVTRDEQHLTRGRANTLRLALSGQIEGLDGKDALTSEVVREAMDLCVSCKGCKRDCPTGVDMAKLKVEFLQHYKTKHGHTLKDKLVGQLPDYARHAAKIAPVLNLRDKLPLMAQFSEKLFGFSAKRSLPQWKSRHFFNTPVQSATREEVLAATKPVVLFVDTFNGYFESENAHAALLVLQAAGYAVHVASKVQQDGKHLCCGRTFLSAGMVDQAKVKAREVVDSLLPFAEKGIAIVGLEPSCLLTLRDELLVMGLGEGALQIAKSALLFEEFLAREAKAGQLEAFKAKLKPVSQPVLLHGHCHQKAFAAVTPVMEVLSLIPGAKPELIESSCCGMAGSFGYEAEHYEVSMQMAEANLLPAVRAKADAIVVADGTSCRHQIADGAQREAVHVAKLLAGQLA; translated from the coding sequence ATGAACGCCCCTCTGCCCGCCAACGTGACGCAAGCTTCCAGGACCTACGAGGCCGTCTCCCGTCTCAGCAATGAAGTGGCCGGCCGCCTGGCCGCGCGCCTGCGCGCCGAAACCCGGGGCGAGGTGCTGTTCAGCCCGGCCGACCGCGGCCGCTACGCCACCGACGCCTCCATCTACCAGGCCATGCCGGTGGGTGTGTTCCTGCCGCGCGAGGCGGCCGACGTGCGCCTGGCGCTGGACATCTGCCGTGACCTCAAGGTGCCCATCGTGCCGCGCGGCGGCGGCACCAGCCAGTGCGGCCAGACTGTCGGCGCGGGCCTGGTCATCGACCACAGCAAACACATGCGCAAGATCCTCGACGTCAACGTCGAGCAGCGCACTGCGCGTGTGGAGCCCGGCCTGGTGCTGGACCACCTGAACGCCGACCTGAAAAAACACGGCCTCTGGTACCCGGTGGACGTCTCCACCAGCGCGCAGGCCACCCTGGGCGGCATGGCCGGCAACAACTCCTGCGGCAGCCGCTCCATCGCCTACGGCAATATGGTGCACAACGTCATCGGCGCCCAGGCCTGGCTGGCCGACGGCGAGCTGCTGAACTTCGGCCGCTACGACCAGGCCAGCGGTCGCGCGCGCCAGATCGGCGACTACGTGCGCGGCCTGGCCGGCCTGCACCGCGACGAGATCGAAGCGCGCTGGCCCAAGGTCTTGCGCCGCGTGGCCGGCTACAACCTGGACATCTTCCACAACCAGAACGAGAAGCCCTACACCACGGACGGCTCGGTCAACCTGGCCCACCTGCTGGTGGGCAGCGAAGGCACGCTGGCGCTCACGCGCTCGCTCTGCCTGCGCTTAAGCGAACTGCCGCGTGCCAAGGTGCTGGGCGTGGTGAACTTCCCCACCTTCTATCAGGCCATGGACAGCGCCCAGCACATCGTCAAGCTGGGCCACAACATGTCGGGCGGGGCGCTGACGGCGGTGGAGCTGGTCGACCGCACCATGATCGAGCTCTCGCTGCAGAACCCGGCCTTCGCCCCCACCATCCGAACCGCGCTCGCGCCCGCCATCAACAACGGCAAGCCTGAGGCCGTGCTGCTGGTGGAGTTCTCGGGCGCCAGCAAGGCCGACATCGCGCCCAAGATCAGGGAACTGGTGGACCTGATGGGCGAGCTGGGCCTGCCCGGCAGCGTGGTGGAGATGATCGACGATGCCCCGCAGAAGAACCTGTGGGAAGTGCGCAAGGCCGGCCTCAACATCATGATGAGCTTGCGCGGCGACGGCAAGCCCGTGAGCTTCATCGAAGACTGCGCCGTGCCCCTGGTGCACCTGGCCGAATACACCAACGCGCTCACCGAGGTCTTCCGCAAATACGGCAGCCGCGGCACCTGGTACGCCCACGCCTCGGTCGGCACGCTGCACGTGCGCCCCATCCTGGACATGCGCCGCGACGGTGCGAAGAAGATGCGCGCCATTGCCGAAGAGGCCAGCGAACTGGTGCGCAAGTACAAGGGCGCCTATAGCGGCGAACACGGCGACGGCCTGTGCCGCGGCGAGTGGATCGAATGGCAGTTCGGCCCGCGCCTCACCCAGGCCTTCACGCAGATCAAGGAATACCTGGACCCGTCCAACCTGCTGAGCCCCCAGCGTTTGATCGATCCACCCAAGATGGACGACACCACGCTGATGCGCTTCCCGCCTTCGTACCGCGTCGTGCCCATCCAGCCCGCGCTGGACTGGAGCGCCTGGAACGTGCAGGCCGACCCGGTGACTGGAGAAACCACCGCCCCCGGCACCGGCGGCGACCCGGCGCTGGGCCTGGCCAAGGCCGTGGAGATGTGCAACAACAACGGCCACTGCCGCAAGTTCGACGCCGGCACCATGTGCCCGAGCTACCGCGTCACGCGCGACGAACAGCACCTCACCCGCGGCCGCGCCAACACCCTGCGCCTGGCGCTCAGCGGCCAGATCGAGGGCCTGGACGGCAAGGATGCCTTGACCAGCGAAGTCGTGCGCGAGGCGATGGACCTCTGTGTTAGTTGCAAGGGTTGCAAACGCGATTGCCCCACGGGCGTGGACATGGCCAAGCTCAAGGTCGAGTTCCTGCAGCACTACAAGACCAAGCACGGCCACACGCTGAAAGACAAACTCGTCGGCCAGCTGCCCGACTACGCGCGCCACGCCGCGAAGATCGCCCCTGTGTTGAACCTGCGCGACAAGCTGCCACTCATGGCCCAGTTCAGCGAAAAGCTCTTCGGCTTCTCGGCCAAACGCAGCCTGCCGCAGTGGAAGAGCCGGCACTTCTTCAACACGCCGGTGCAGAGCGCCACGCGTGAAGAAGTGCTGGCGGCGACGAAACCCGTTGTGCTTTTCGTCGACACCTTCAACGGCTATTTCGAATCGGAAAATGCCCACGCCGCCCTGTTGGTGCTGCAGGCCGCGGGGTACGCCGTGCACGTGGCGAGCAAGGTGCAGCAGGACGGCAAGCATCTCTGCTGCGGTCGCACCTTCCTCTCGGCCGGCATGGTCGACCAGGCCAAGGTGAAAGCGCGTGAGGTGGTGGACAGCCTCTTGCCCTTCGCCGAAAAAGGCATTGCCATCGTCGGCCTGGAGCCGAGCTGCCTCTTGACGCTGCGCGACGAGCTGCTGGTCATGGGCCTGGGCGAGGGCGCGTTACAGATTGCCAAGAGCGCGCTGCTGTTCGAGGAGTTCCTCGCGCGTGAAGCCAAGGCCGGCCAGCTCGAAGCCTTCAAGGCCAAACTCAAACCCGTGAGCCAGCCCGTGCTGCTGCACGGCCACTGCCACCAGAAGGCCTTTGCCGCCGTCACGCCCGTGATGGAAGTGCTCTCACTGATCCCCGGCGCAAAACCGGAACTCATCGAGTCCAGCTGCTGCGGCATGGCCGGCAGCTTCGGCTACGAGGCCGAGCACTACGAGGTGTCCATGCAGATGGCCGAAGCCAATCTGCTGCCGGCCGTGCGGGCCAAAGCGGACGCGATCGTGGTGGCCGACGGCACCAGTTGCCGCCATCAGATCGCCGATGGTGCGCAGCGCGAGGCGGTGCATGTGGCGAAGTTGCTGGCGGGGCAGTTGGCTTAG
- a CDS encoding universal stress protein — MYKRILLAYDGSAPGQQALLDSREIAQWSQAELTLIAVMPLPIVTMGPEGGVYDDSLEESEKQRYQAILDAGLRRLKEAGMSARGEVVKGDPVRELARTASRIGADLIVVGHRHLDGWAARWWQGSVSKALIEHAPCSVLVVITH; from the coding sequence ATGTACAAACGAATCCTGCTTGCGTACGACGGTTCTGCGCCCGGTCAGCAGGCCCTGCTGGACAGCCGCGAAATCGCGCAGTGGAGCCAGGCCGAGCTGACGCTCATCGCCGTGATGCCGCTGCCCATCGTCACCATGGGGCCCGAGGGCGGTGTGTATGACGACTCCCTGGAAGAAAGCGAAAAGCAGCGTTACCAGGCCATCCTCGACGCCGGTTTGCGCCGGCTGAAGGAGGCGGGCATGAGCGCCCGCGGCGAAGTGGTGAAAGGGGACCCGGTGCGCGAACTGGCCCGCACCGCCAGCCGCATCGGGGCCGACCTGATCGTGGTGGGGCACAGGCATCTGGACGGCTGGGCGGCGCGCTGGTGGCAGGGCTCCGTCTCCAAGGCCCTGATCGAGCACGCACCCTGCAGCGTGCTGGTGGTGATCACGCACTGA
- a CDS encoding nitronate monooxygenase, protein MKRLDDFRLRMGQQELVPLMIGGMGVDISSADLALEAARLGGVGHISDAMVKTVSDRRYKTKFVKAKQALYQYNVESADKSAVKFDLGDLAEATRLHVGKTMERKTGGGQVFINCMEKLTMNAPRETLSVRMNSALDAGIDGITLAAGLHLGSFALIEGNPRFRDAKLGIIVSSLRALQLFLKKNSRLDRLPDYVVVEGPLAGGHLGFGMDWAQYDLATIVAEILAYLKQEQLSIPVIPAGGIFTGSDAVRFLEMGAAGVQVATRFTVTRECGLPDDIKQEYFKANEEDIEVNEISPTGYPMRMIKGSPGIGDGIRPNCEAYGYLLDAKGKCAYIDAYNREVAAHPGERKVKVWDKTCLCTHMRNFDIWTCGQLAWRLKDTSLRHADGSYQLLSAQHVFEDYQFSTDNQVRLPVAQTIAN, encoded by the coding sequence ATGAAACGCCTGGATGATTTCCGTTTGCGCATGGGCCAGCAGGAGCTGGTGCCCCTCATGATCGGTGGCATGGGGGTGGACATCTCCTCGGCCGACCTGGCGCTGGAGGCGGCCCGCCTGGGCGGGGTGGGCCATATTTCCGATGCCATGGTCAAGACGGTGAGTGACCGCCGTTACAAGACCAAGTTCGTCAAGGCCAAGCAGGCCCTGTACCAGTACAACGTCGAATCAGCCGACAAGTCGGCCGTGAAGTTCGACCTGGGGGACCTGGCCGAGGCCACGCGCCTGCACGTGGGCAAGACCATGGAGCGCAAGACCGGCGGCGGCCAGGTCTTCATTAACTGCATGGAAAAGCTCACGATGAACGCGCCCAGGGAAACGCTCAGCGTGCGCATGAACAGCGCGCTGGACGCGGGCATCGACGGCATCACCCTGGCGGCCGGCCTGCACCTGGGTTCCTTCGCGCTGATCGAGGGCAACCCGCGTTTTCGTGATGCCAAGCTGGGCATCATCGTCTCTTCGCTGCGCGCCCTGCAGCTCTTCCTGAAAAAGAACAGCCGCCTGGACCGCCTGCCCGACTACGTGGTGGTGGAAGGCCCGCTGGCCGGCGGCCACCTGGGCTTTGGCATGGACTGGGCCCAGTACGACCTGGCCACCATCGTGGCCGAGATCCTGGCCTACCTGAAGCAGGAGCAGCTCAGCATCCCCGTCATCCCCGCGGGCGGCATCTTCACCGGCAGCGACGCGGTGCGTTTCCTGGAGATGGGCGCGGCCGGCGTGCAGGTGGCCACGCGCTTCACCGTCACGCGCGAATGCGGCCTGCCCGACGACATCAAGCAGGAATACTTCAAGGCCAATGAAGAGGACATCGAGGTCAACGAGATCTCGCCCACCGGTTACCCCATGCGCATGATCAAGGGCAGCCCGGGCATCGGCGACGGCATCCGCCCGAACTGCGAGGCCTACGGCTACCTGCTGGACGCCAAGGGCAAGTGCGCCTACATCGACGCCTACAACCGCGAAGTGGCGGCCCATCCCGGTGAGCGCAAGGTCAAGGTGTGGGACAAGACCTGCCTGTGCACCCACATGCGCAACTTCGACATCTGGACCTGCGGCCAGCTGGCCTGGCGCCTGAAGGACACCAGCCTGCGCCACGCCGACGGCAGCTACCAGCTGCTCAGCGCGCAGCATGTGTTCGAGGACTACCAGTTCAGCACCGACAACCAGGTGCGCCTGCCGGTGGCCCAGACGATAGCGAACTGA
- a CDS encoding TRAP transporter small permease: MHDNVKQMGGGALDRFRQRYGLVLEWVVMFLMVALAVEVTLGIVFRTLGQSLVWYDEVASVLLAWLTFYGSALASVKRGHIGCPEVVDQLPPQAKYWVNVFSQVLVLAFFALLGWVGLSILPILATDALVSLPWVPMSFVQSVIPVSSVLILLAETLNLVDLLRHQGAAADPLAEGLH; encoded by the coding sequence ATGCACGACAACGTTAAGCAGATGGGCGGCGGCGCCCTGGACCGTTTCCGACAGCGCTACGGCCTGGTCCTGGAATGGGTGGTGATGTTCCTCATGGTGGCCCTGGCCGTCGAGGTGACGCTGGGCATCGTCTTCCGCACCCTGGGCCAGTCCCTGGTGTGGTACGACGAGGTGGCTTCGGTGCTGCTGGCCTGGCTGACCTTCTACGGTTCGGCCCTGGCCTCGGTCAAGCGCGGCCACATCGGCTGCCCCGAGGTGGTTGACCAGCTGCCGCCGCAGGCCAAGTACTGGGTCAACGTCTTCAGCCAGGTGCTGGTGCTGGCCTTCTTCGCCCTGCTGGGCTGGGTGGGCCTGTCCATCCTGCCCATCCTGGCGACCGATGCGCTGGTCAGCCTGCCCTGGGTGCCGATGAGTTTCGTGCAGTCCGTCATCCCTGTCTCCTCGGTCCTGATCCTGCTGGCCGAGACGCTCAACCTGGTCGACCTGCTGCGCCACCAGGGCGCCGCGGCCGACCCGCTGGCCGAAGGCCTGCACTGA
- a CDS encoding polyhydroxyalkanoic acid system family protein — MAQLQIHRAHQLGWEGARRLAQGWRVQAEQAYGLQCTQESGEHQESISFARPGLSGRLLVSAGAFELEARLGFLLSAYRDRIESELQQRLDQQLGPR, encoded by the coding sequence ATGGCGCAATTGCAAATCCACCGCGCGCACCAGCTGGGCTGGGAGGGCGCACGCCGGCTGGCGCAGGGCTGGCGGGTGCAGGCCGAGCAGGCCTATGGCCTGCAGTGCACGCAGGAAAGTGGCGAGCATCAGGAGAGCATTTCCTTCGCGCGTCCCGGGCTCAGCGGCCGTCTGCTGGTGAGCGCCGGGGCGTTCGAGCTTGAGGCCCGCCTGGGTTTTCTGCTCAGCGCCTACCGCGATCGCATCGAGTCCGAATTGCAGCAGCGGCTGGACCAGCAGCTCGGGCCGCGCTGA
- a CDS encoding acyltransferase, whose amino-acid sequence MLSFLPSLVKGILASLLLGINTLFWCALLFALALLKLVLPFQAVRQAIDPALNAIATAWIACNSGWMRLTQKTSWDVQGVAELPYQGWYLVNCNHQSWVDIFVLQHVMNRRIPMLKFFLKQQLIYVPVIGLAWWALDFPFMRRHGKAALRKNPDLRRQDRETTRRACQKFARVPTSVMNFAEGTRFTPAKHQASGSPYRHLLKPKAGALALALNAMGDQFHAMIDVTIVYPAGAPTFWQFLCGRTPRVIVRARQLPIPAEFGTGDYEDDPEFRGQFHRWLAGIWEEKDAQINVLLRG is encoded by the coding sequence ATGCTCAGCTTCCTGCCATCCCTCGTCAAGGGTATCCTCGCCTCCCTGCTGTTGGGGATCAACACGCTGTTCTGGTGCGCGCTGCTGTTTGCGCTGGCCCTGCTCAAGCTGGTGCTGCCCTTCCAGGCCGTGCGCCAGGCCATCGACCCGGCACTCAACGCGATCGCCACCGCCTGGATCGCCTGCAACAGCGGCTGGATGCGGCTCACGCAAAAAACCAGCTGGGATGTGCAGGGTGTGGCCGAACTGCCCTACCAGGGCTGGTACCTGGTGAACTGCAACCACCAGTCCTGGGTGGACATCTTCGTGCTGCAGCACGTGATGAACCGGCGCATCCCCATGCTCAAGTTCTTCCTGAAGCAGCAGCTCATCTACGTGCCGGTGATCGGCCTGGCCTGGTGGGCGCTGGACTTCCCCTTCATGCGCCGGCACGGCAAGGCCGCCCTGCGCAAGAACCCGGACCTGCGCCGGCAGGACCGCGAGACCACCCGCCGCGCCTGCCAGAAGTTCGCCCGCGTGCCCACCAGCGTGATGAACTTTGCCGAAGGCACGCGTTTCACGCCGGCCAAGCACCAGGCCTCGGGCTCGCCCTACCGCCACCTGCTCAAGCCCAAGGCCGGCGCCCTGGCGCTGGCGCTCAACGCCATGGGCGACCAGTTCCACGCCATGATCGACGTGACCATCGTCTACCCCGCCGGCGCCCCCACCTTCTGGCAGTTCCTCTGCGGCCGCACGCCCAGGGTGATCGTGCGTGCGCGGCAACTGCCGATCCCGGCCGAGTTCGGCACGGGGGATTACGAGGACGACCCGGAATTTCGCGGCCAGTTCCACCGCTGGCTGGCTGGCATCTGGGAGGAGAAGGACGCGCAGATCAACGTGCTGCTGCGCGGCTGA
- a CDS encoding GntR family transcriptional regulator produces the protein MAEILTMPTALHGQVTQRLRQLLVEGQIAPGAKLNERELCEQMKVSRTPLREAIKTLAAEGLVELLPNRGAIAVELGEDDILNTFEVMAGLEGLSGELAAQRITPEELAEIEAMHYEMKAAYTRRDLSAYYRLNAAIHRAINSAARNPVLTATYQQVNARLQALRFRSNQDGEKWTRAMQEHDRMIEALQKRDGAALRAELVAHLGHKRDVVVEQMRTAQTVNAKN, from the coding sequence ATGGCTGAAATCCTGACCATGCCGACCGCCCTGCACGGGCAGGTCACCCAGCGCCTGCGCCAGCTGCTGGTGGAGGGCCAGATCGCGCCCGGCGCCAAGCTCAACGAGCGCGAACTCTGCGAGCAGATGAAGGTCTCGCGCACGCCGCTGCGCGAAGCCATCAAGACCCTGGCTGCCGAGGGCCTGGTGGAGCTGCTGCCCAACCGCGGCGCCATTGCCGTGGAGCTGGGCGAGGACGACATCCTCAACACCTTCGAGGTCATGGCCGGGCTGGAAGGCCTGTCAGGCGAGCTGGCGGCGCAGCGCATCACCCCCGAGGAACTGGCCGAGATCGAGGCCATGCACTACGAGATGAAAGCCGCCTACACCCGGCGCGACCTCTCTGCCTACTACCGGCTCAACGCCGCCATCCACCGCGCCATCAACAGTGCCGCCCGCAACCCGGTGCTCACCGCCACCTACCAGCAGGTCAATGCCCGCCTGCAGGCCCTGCGCTTCCGCTCCAACCAGGACGGCGAAAAATGGACCCGTGCCATGCAGGAACACGACCGCATGATCGAGGCCCTGCAAAAACGAGACGGTGCTGCCCTGCGTGCCGAACTGGTGGCCCACCTGGGCCACAAGCGCGACGTGGTGGTCGAGCAAATGCGTACGGCCCAGACCGTGAACGCGAAAAATTGA
- a CDS encoding energy transducer TonB has product MQIHRYNHFVAVFLSVALHALLIVFAGNFLGRFISKPEAPKAEEEVVFLEVTPASPQKTLSTPPDPSPGPAPDPTPVSRIQAPQKTAVALPAVDRQPAFMDAPPAPTAQEWALAANYTLKNSKRYRYTWGQQVRSMMGRAIEGPDQGIVRFRIEIAPDGTLARLETLWTTSQVAENLARKAIENMPPLPPTPTGKTLIFEKTISFQPFDSDGPPLYKNDCLPDPPAFRNPFMWDGKSPQVRTVPVPSEKPDPAALEECLKQLPEDSIEAEGAHDKRQLEQWGSSKLGR; this is encoded by the coding sequence ATGCAAATTCACAGATACAACCATTTCGTCGCTGTTTTCCTGTCCGTGGCCCTGCATGCGCTGCTGATTGTTTTTGCAGGCAATTTCCTGGGCAGATTCATCAGCAAGCCCGAAGCCCCGAAGGCTGAGGAGGAAGTCGTTTTTCTCGAAGTGACGCCAGCATCACCGCAGAAAACGCTTTCAACGCCCCCCGACCCAAGCCCGGGCCCGGCACCTGACCCAACACCCGTTTCCAGGATCCAGGCTCCCCAGAAAACTGCGGTGGCCCTGCCTGCTGTGGACCGTCAGCCGGCGTTCATGGATGCACCCCCCGCACCGACAGCGCAAGAGTGGGCCCTCGCAGCGAACTACACCTTGAAAAACAGCAAGCGCTACCGGTACACCTGGGGGCAGCAAGTCCGAAGCATGATGGGCAGGGCCATCGAAGGGCCGGACCAGGGCATCGTCCGGTTCCGGATTGAAATAGCCCCCGACGGGACCTTGGCACGACTGGAAACCTTGTGGACGACCTCGCAGGTGGCCGAAAATCTCGCGCGCAAGGCCATCGAAAACATGCCCCCGCTTCCCCCGACCCCGACCGGAAAGACCCTGATCTTCGAGAAAACGATTTCGTTCCAACCCTTCGATTCAGACGGTCCGCCCCTGTACAAAAACGACTGCCTGCCCGACCCACCGGCGTTCCGCAATCCGTTCATGTGGGACGGCAAATCGCCACAAGTTCGTACTGTTCCTGTGCCCAGCGAAAAACCCGATCCCGCGGCCCTGGAGGAATGCCTCAAGCAGCTGCCCGAAGATTCCATCGAAGCGGAAGGCGCGCATGACAAGAGACAACTCGAGCAATGGGGTTCGAGCAAGCTGGGCCGCTAG